Part of the Mytilus galloprovincialis chromosome 14, xbMytGall1.hap1.1, whole genome shotgun sequence genome is shown below.
CTTCAAACATTTCTTGTGATGAGAAATATTGAAGTGAAGGTTTTTGAAAATGAACAATATTTACAATCGTTGGTTGAAACTAACAAATTGGGCCCAGTAGACCTGACTTGTAATGTAAACCCAGGGGTGCTTAGTATCTTCGACAGTTTGAAAACTTTTGGAGCAATTGAAATTGACATGAAGTCGAGTAGCATTCGTTTAATCAGAGAGAAAGATAAACAAGCACAGTTACAAGTAACGCCAACGAAGACCATAGACGACTTGAAGTTGATTCTACAAAAGACAATCACAACAGGCGGGGAGAATATTAAAGGTTGTTGCATGTCAGTTAATGGCGAATATTTCTTCACCGACTATTACTCATGCAAAAGGCTAAATGTCATTGCGTCAAATGGTACATTCAAATTTGATATGTTGCTAGATCCTAGTTATGGGTTTGACATAACAATAATCAATGAGAAAACAATCGCTATCACATCTGGATCTTCTAGTGAGCACATCGGTATTGACATAATAGACATTGAGAGCCGAAAGAAAATCAAATTCATCAGCCTTCCTGATCGTCCATGGGGAATCACACGTGATCAAGACTCGCTGTTTGTTTGTGTTAAAGGACGTGGTATATATAGAGTAAACACCTTGGATTATACTACCTCTCACTTGATAAGTTGTAACTTATCAGGATCGAATTACATATCTGTATTCGCCGAGAAGATATACTTCACTGACTGGTATGATCACAGTGTAGTTTGTTGTGATCGTAATGGATCACATGTTTGGAGGTTTAAAGAAGAATCAGTTTTGAAAAATTCGAGAGGCATTACTGTAGATAATGAAGGAAACGTGTTTCTTGTCGGACAGCACTCGTCGAATGTGGTCATCATATCAAACGATGGAAAACACCACAGACAAATTTTGACCAAAAAACAAGGTCTTTCGCAACCGTCTGCTATTTTCTTTGATAAACAGACGGGGAAACTTCTTCTTGCAAACACCAGAAAAAATGCTTTCCTTTACAGTGTTACTTAAGGTGATTGAAATTGAAATGACTCATTCGTCTGCTGTTTTCTTTGATTTACATATAAACAAGAATTTAGCCATATTTGCAGATATTTGAACACCCTTTTAAACAGTTCTGGGTCCGCCACTGATTCTTGACCAAAGAGTCagttattaaggtctttccttttacaaaagggaaagaccttactgtatttcttctgtttattattattattattattattattattcttccgccaaactttgacgcagttagcctccgtaaccgtaagaagTGTCGCTTTcttgttcacactttgtatcggtgtcatgaatgtctatccagaactcaccctattagtcgaaatattttgtcggttcggagtaatccctccgaaaccaaaaaaccttgttatcgttccaacaccgtaaccgtaataggtagaaaaaaaaagaagggtgaaatttgttcaggacctgaccccggttcttcgttacatttggatcgaaaagattcaacgactcattggtagggttatgcccctatgaaaattaaccgttgtcggtggaccaccaaaactcagaaaccgtaagtcgtagacacctaggatcttcaccaatcatcatcaattcatgtatctttgaaaaatacctcaaggtcaaatttgtatgttgaccttgacctttgacctaacaccttgttatgggataatctcagaaaccattatacttacagaagttttaaatagtggaaaatgtttgggtcaacatggcgcaactttgttacattttgaccgaagagatttgacctttttttaaggggcataaagcctgttttaggtttctgaaaagacaaaatcagctttttctatataaccaaaggtcctagacccatagggtcttcaacaatgacatttgggactaatgaccttgacaaaggtcaaaaggtcaaaggtcaaggtcatgttccagatagcgaatttagtgtttttaaccttacataaaggatttttagtgtgtttttgagctttttaaggttgaccttgaccttttcaatacattctatgtctgttggaacatgtattttacattccaaaaggaaagacctctcaattgttcaagaacaattgacagtttaattttattttcgtattgttttgcaataaaaagtaaaataacaaaaatactgaactccgacgaaaattcaaaaggaaattCCCTTCTCAATTGGCAACATCTatcgctcaaacacatcaaatgaaaggataacaactgtcctattcctgacttggtacaagcatttcgGTGGTAGTGAACGGGTAAAAGAATACAGGGGTGATATTGGAACTTAATGATGCTTTAAATGATTTTCTCTGAGTGTCGACACTGGAGTGCAATAAATTGGTTTTTAGATTATCGTCAGTTTACTTAATTGGTAAGTAAGTTAGCTGATAATTCCTTGGATTTATGACATGTATTATCTGAATGAACGCATGAATGAATGGAATGGACTAGCGTGTCGAATGCAGTTTAAGGCAATTTGGTAACACGATATCTAAGTAGCATGAGATCGCATAAcagtgagggaagaacaaaacatttgcgaaagcaaatttacagatctaacattgttgggctaatgtttagacgaattatagtTAACTACACGCATGTGTAAAATACTACATGTTAGTTATAACttggaaaacatatttttacatgaataattgCAATAAATTTGCACAGTTTTTCTAATTGCATACTATTTAAAGAATGTGAAAAAACATGAAATGTAATCCTAGGTAATAATGTTGAAAGTTTTACGTCAATACATAAATGGGTTTAATTTTGTGTTTCAATTGTGTAGATGTTTTTTAGAAAGTACTAGAGTATCGCTCGGTAAATCCAACGATTACTAGATTAGTAAATATTTACCTAGTATGTTAGTTccctaataaataaaaatacatgtttttatgaaaatatttaaaacttaaaagAGTATATAGCAATTTAAAAACGTGGACATGCTTATCTCTATGCTGGTCTTGCATACTTAAAGATATTACTAGTTTTTCGGAATGACACTGTATTAAAATAACTGATTGATTACCTTGTTAAAATCAGTTGTCCCTGTCTCTGTTTCACAAACACTCGTTTTACGACCATGTATATTTCGTAAAGTAACAAATAGTAATGACCAataagtaaaatcccaaaaatactaaactctgaggaaaattcaaaatagagAGCCCatactcaaatggcaaaatcaaaaacttaaacacatcaacaaatagacaacaactgtcatattcctgatttggcaCAGGTATTTTCTCAGGTAAAAAATTGTGAATTAGACcggtatgacagtcgtataaaatttcagtatgatgacaacgatgtgttaacaaaacaaacagacattataggtattAATGTAAAAAATCAATGTTGTGTAATTATCTAAATACTATTAAACATTTACGatgacacaataacacaataactgATAACACAATGGCAGAATGTATAAATAAAGATCCACGTCAAAGAAATACCAACACGGTTTTTTGGTTAAACGTTGAAAAATGACTGGTTATATGCCATATAATTGCAGCAATGGAACCAACACGGTTTTTCGAATTAACAAGTATGTGTGTCCAAACATAATATTTTCAAGTCATCTTCCAAAATTTTAATCGCGGTGATAATCTATCAATTGCAAAATGTaggatttttatttacttgttcTTAGCAGTAAATAATCGGTGATTTGTATAGACAAGTCGACGTTCATTCAGTTTGTTATAGACATATGTAAATTCACTATTGATGTGTAGGTAAgaatcatatatttatattatatttattgtaaaaatacaaacataataTACACAATAGAAATACAATACATAAAAAATGCTAAAAAGTAAAGtctatatatgtaaatatttatgtaggactctaaagtgggATGGGGCGCTAAAGTACGATGGACAAGGTAGAATGCGATGGTATACAATAAAGTACGATGCTTCCgtacgctaaagtccgatggtctGCGAAAAGTATAGACGTCAGAAAcgtagttggattatgacgttaattGACATTCGTTTATAcattctaaaaatgaaaatgccagAAGATTaattacaaatattgtttaacaATGTCAATGACTAAATTAATCATAACCTTACCGTGCTTTTTCGTCTGAAGCAAATGTATTAAATTTTGTGTTATGCTGGAAAAAAGACCTGTATCCTGCAGTCTACCATTTTACTATTTAGATATAAAATAGCATTCGCATAAATATCCTATATCTTGCTATTATTGGAAGCGAACGAATTCATTCAAATCATTGTTAATGTTGTAGTTTATTTTGCGGTCACGGTTAAAATATTATCGCTTATATTGTAAGATCGGTAAAATGGGACATGTTTTCAAGCGTAAATATTATAAATTGTGGACTATAACATCAGTTTCTACATTGTAGGAAATTATTACATGcatttgtactcgctacgaaaaaGGATAAAGCTAGGCGAACACCGCCGTTTTCTCGCAATTAGATTAAAGCTTGTAcaaataaatgttcatacttATTCCGACATTGgccaaattttgtatttgcaatgCCGACTGTACTGGGAAATTATTTGAACGACAAACTACACCAATTATCCAATACGCCCTAATTGTTAAAAACTCATTTACAGGAAATATAGTTTTTGTGACACGTACATTACCTTTTAAGCAATTATAACGTGGTCACCCCTTTAAATTTAGATACAATTAAGGTGCAAATCATAAAGCCTATAACATTGTGTGTTATACCTAAGCATAGTTTAGCTTTTGCAAAACGACTAGTTTTTTAACATCCATGTACTTAAATGTTTTAGGCCTTAAATATTTTCCTATTGTTCCACCGCACTTTAGCGTGCTATACCATCATACTctagcaaacaaacaaccatcgcactttagcgtgaaaCACCATCGTACTTAAGCGTA
Proteins encoded:
- the LOC143058638 gene encoding uncharacterized protein LOC143058638, with amino-acid sequence MATSTTICGPCSERYTTKPSAYWCSDCQEAICDDCQEHHKVLKVTRSHELIPIDKYKSLPSFITDIQQSCTYHNEKYQQYCVAHALPICFKCIKEHQKCNVIPLDEVTNNAKTSGHLQDLETRLMDLLQNIDRIEKDRKANLVSIEERKQGHLTEIKQIRNQINKHLDKLEKDIIQDIEKKESRCKENIQKILSEVEEKKNLIIENQTNLQSIKQHASDLQTFLVMRNIEVKVFENEQYLQSLVETNKLGPVDLTCNVNPGVLSIFDSLKTFGAIEIDMKSSSIRLIREKDKQAQLQVTPTKTIDDLKLILQKTITTGGENIKGCCMSVNGEYFFTDYYSCKRLNVIASNGTFKFDMLLDPSYGFDITIINEKTIAITSGSSSEHIGIDIIDIESRKKIKFISLPDRPWGITRDQDSLFVCVKGRGIYRVNTLDYTTSHLISCNLSGSNYISVFAEKIYFTDWYDHSVVCCDRNGSHVWRFKEESVLKNSRGITVDNEGNVFLVGQHSSNVVIISNDGKHHRQILTKKQGLSQPSAIFFDKQTGKLLLANTRKNAFLYSVT